Below is a window of Candidatus Cloacimonadota bacterium DNA.
ATCTAATACTAGACCATACATCATATTTTCATGTTTTCTTTGTTTAGTAGGTTTTATGAATCTTGGATAAAAACCTAAATAAATTAACAAATCATATGTTTGTTCTATAAGTTTCTTTGAAATTGTTGCAATCTTGATTTTTGGTTTATAATGAAATAAAGTAGCTAATGATTGTTTTTTTGTTTTAAAATTACTTCGATTTTTAAAAAATCCACAAAGCTTTCTTTCAGACAGCCCTTTTTAATGGTTAAGAAATTCCTGTGACATTTTGTATTTTCCAAACTTCGTTGTAGGATAAATCATAAGAAAAAATATCCAATAAGCCAAAGGCTTACTAGTATCGAACAAGGAATATTCAATTATGAAGGAGAAAAGAAAAAAAAATTCTTTGCGTCTTTCCACCCTCCGCAGTTGCACTGCTACGGAGGACGGGTGCGATAAATAAAGGAATAATATGGAAAAAACACATAACTTTGATGATCTGGGACTTTCAAACGAAATTTTGGAAATTATTAAACAAAAGGGGTTTGAAAAACCATCTCAGATACAAATTTTAACAATCCCGTTATTATTAAAAAACGAAAAAGATATCATCGGACAAGCACAAACCGGAACCGGCAAAACCGCAGCTTTCGGATTACCAATTATCGAAAATATGGAAAATACCGGTTTTACGCAAGTATTGGTTTTGACACCTACACGGGAATTGGCAATCCAGGTTTCGAAAGAGATGGCTTCGTTCCGGACAGATCGTGGTATCGGAATTCTACCGGTTTATGGCGGACAATCAATAGATGGACAACTGCGAAGATTGAAAAAGGGTGTCGAGATCGTAGTCGGAACTCCCGGCAGAATATTGGATCATCTCCAACGGAAAACTTTAAGGATAGACCAACTTTCTTACCTTGTACTCGACGAAGCAGATGAAATGCTGAATATGGGATTTATCGAAGATATCGAAAAGATTATCTCTCAAACTAATGAGGACAAGAGAATGCTGCTTTTTTCCGCGACAATGCCGACAAGAATTGTTAAACTCGCCCAGAAATTTATGGGTAAGTTCGAGGAAGTTAAAGTTCCTGCTGAAAGGCTTACCGTAGATTTGACGGATCAAATATACTTTGAAGTAAATTCATCCGACAAATTTGAAGCTTTATGCCGCATCATAGACATCGAAAAAGAATTTTATGCTCTCATCTTCTGCAGAACGAAACTGAAAGCACAACATCTGGGAAATGCTCTTTCTGATAGAGGTTACGACGCAGCAGCACTGCACGGAGATATTTCTCAAAATCAAAGGGAAAGAATTCTGGATCAGTTCAAGAAGAAAAGGATCAGTATTCTCGCTGCCACAGATGTTGCTGCTCGCGGAATTGATATTCAAGACCTTACGCATGTTTTGAACTACTCTATTCCTCAAGATCCGGATTCTTATGTTCATCGCATCGGCAGAACCGGAAGAGCCGGAAAAAGCGGAACTGCCATCACCTTCATCACACCATCGGAGTATCGAAAACTGATGCATATCCAGAAAACGGCAAAAGCAGAAATACGAAAAGAGAAGATTCCAAAAATAAAACAACTAATAAGTATGAAGCGAAAACGCATAATAGATGAGATCAGTGAGATCATCGAAACGAAATCTTTTGACGACAATTTGCCCATTGCCTACGAACTCCTGGGAGAACACAAACCGGACGAGTTAATTGCAGCAATTCTTACCCATGCCTATAGAAACGAATTTTCTCCTGAAAAATATGCGAAAATCAAAGATGTGAAAGCTCGCTCAGATAATTTTTCCCCTGACACAAAAGGAACAACTCGCTTATTTATTGCTTTGGGAAATAAAGACAAGATGACGAAAAGGAAACTGGCAGATCTGATAAAAAAAGAAGCCGGGATCAATTTTCGGCTGATTCGAGATATAAAAGTTTATGATAATTTTTCCTTTGCTAATGTTCCTTTTGCTGAAGCGGAAGAGATCATAAAAGTTTTTAGAAAAATGGGAAGAAATGACAAACCTTTGGTTGTAAAAGCAAAACCAGAAGAGAAAAAGGGAAAGTCTGATTTCGGTAGAAGTAGAAGGAAGAGGAAATGAGGAAAAATGGATATTAAAAAATTAAGAAATATCGGCATCAG
It encodes the following:
- a CDS encoding DEAD/DEAH box helicase, which codes for MEKTHNFDDLGLSNEILEIIKQKGFEKPSQIQILTIPLLLKNEKDIIGQAQTGTGKTAAFGLPIIENMENTGFTQVLVLTPTRELAIQVSKEMASFRTDRGIGILPVYGGQSIDGQLRRLKKGVEIVVGTPGRILDHLQRKTLRIDQLSYLVLDEADEMLNMGFIEDIEKIISQTNEDKRMLLFSATMPTRIVKLAQKFMGKFEEVKVPAERLTVDLTDQIYFEVNSSDKFEALCRIIDIEKEFYALIFCRTKLKAQHLGNALSDRGYDAAALHGDISQNQRERILDQFKKKRISILAATDVAARGIDIQDLTHVLNYSIPQDPDSYVHRIGRTGRAGKSGTAITFITPSEYRKLMHIQKTAKAEIRKEKIPKIKQLISMKRKRIIDEISEIIETKSFDDNLPIAYELLGEHKPDELIAAILTHAYRNEFSPEKYAKIKDVKARSDNFSPDTKGTTRLFIALGNKDKMTKRKLADLIKKEAGINFRLIRDIKVYDNFSFANVPFAEAEEIIKVFRKMGRNDKPLVVKAKPEEKKGKSDFGRSRRKRK